The genomic region GGTACCAGCAAGATGCTCCATTCGAGGGTTTAAGGCCAAGATCATCATCTCAGGTAATCATGTTGTCTCGGGGGAGTGTGAGTGCGGATCCTTTCCATGCTCCCACACTGCTAAACTCTATCTCATGTTTATGGCCAGAAAGAGGTCTAGATAGCGGTTGATCGGCATAAAGCATGTTGGATTGTTGCGAGTCGTTTAGGCTTATGTAGCTTGGAAAAGTCGATTTTAATTCATTTTCGTAGTGAACTATCGCAGGTTGTTCGCATACATGAGATGGCTGATTTCCGTCTGATAGGCAGATTTCGGCAGTAAGTAGATTTGCAGATGAGAAAATTTGGTATGAGATTAAGTTCTCTGCATGAAGTTGGTCAAGAACGTAAGTCCAATTCTTCATTTGAAGAAGTGCAGGATTATTTGTCGTTCCAACTTGGTAATATATACCAGCTACATCTATAAATGGTATACTTCCATTACCTAGTTGTTGCCATAATTGGTAAATGTTAGAGGGAACACCTTGAAGGGGTTGATGATTCCTATCTTGGAATTCATAAGCAAGAACGGAGATGTATTGGCTCTTGTAACTCAAGTTTTCAAGAGTGAAAGTGGGAACATTGGGGTAAATGTCTGTGGAGCTGGATTCCATATACCTCAGTCCGGAAACGTTGCCAAATCTATCCAAGGCTATGATGAAAGACCACATCTCCGCACCACAGTAAGGGCACCACTCTGCACCAACGAAAATAACAACTGGCTTACCCTGGTAAGTAAGTTCAGCATTCCCTTGCTTTACTGAATATACAAATGTACTATTGAATTGAACGAATCCGCTCTGATTCTGTGCCAGTTCGTAAAGCTCAAGGTTAACGGGAGCAGAAACATATGTACCAATACCATAGCTTGAAGATTGAACCTGCCGTAGATTGGTGATAGCTAGAACTGCAATAATGATAACAATTACAAGAATAAAAACAAGAAATTTCTTATTCACTATCTCACCCTATTAGAAAGGTAAAAAAGATTTATGATGGATACGGATAGACGTTCGGATCGCTGAAGTACAGTATCATGTTGCTTGGAACAGATATGACGTCGACTCCAGGCTTCCCCAGAGCTTCCCATATGGGGTTCCCTTGATTTGCTGTCATTACGGCACTATCATACGTGCCCATTGCCTTCTGAATGTTCTGATATGAGTTAAGGCATAGCCCTGTCGGATCGCTCTGATTTGACGGTACGATTGTCTGACATTGCCCAGTTAGTGGGTTGGGAAATATGTTGGGATTGAAGTCTAGTACCACTACAATGTACCACGGTATGGAAGAGTTAGTGGAGAACGTTACAACATGCTCGTGGGCAGGTGTTGGTAAAACTCCCTCAGGAAGTCCAAATACACCATTATTTATTCCTAGGTATTTCTCAACTACTGTGAATGCTGGTGAATATATGTAGGTCATGTGGTCAGCACATGCAGATTCGGTATCCGCAGCTCCGCATTGGGTTAAGATCGTGTAGCTTTGGTTATTGTACGTGAAGACTGGGAATCCTTGCGGATTAGCTCCTAGCTTCTGAACTCCGAAAATGGATAGTCCGGCAAAAGCCGGAACTACCACGTAGACTGGAGCTGCTCCTGGCGGTAATTGTGAGGAGTTAGGTGCTGCACCTACCTCACAACCCATGGCAACTTGATTAGCCTGCGTCTCATTGGGGAAGAACTGGGTCAGTGCAGGACTGCATGAGAACTGCGCAGTATAGTGGAACGATATTACCTGTCCATTCAAAAATGCTCCTGAAGAAGGTAATGGAGTAGGTACTTGAACCGTCCTGTTTACGTAGACCGTTTTATTTACGTAGACCGGTACAGTCTTATTTACATATACTGGTTGGGTCACATTGACGTATTTCGTTACTGGTGGCTTTGTAGCATAGAGTCCGAACCCTATAGCGGCCACTATAACCAAGATAATGGTTACGGCCGCGAATATCACATTTGAGACTGCTTTTTTGGAACTCATTAAACCACGTGAAAGATTTAGCCTATTAAGGATGGAGAAGAATTTTTTGAATACAACTGGATTGCCAGATCCATTAAAATGTTAGAAGTTTTCTAACAAATCTATTATATCATTTTTAATCGGCTCTTTAACTTTGAAGTATAATGTTCTCTTCATTTATTTTCAGTTTTTATAATGTGATAGATTTTTATTATTTTGATCTAGCCGTCTCCATTGTTCTGGCTGTACTTTATACTACTAGATTTAGAGACGGATGGATTCGCGGTGTATTCCCCCTAGTCTTTACCCTGGTTCCCTTTCTTCAAGATTTTCAAATCGAGTTTTGGATCGCGTTCTATCTATGTTTAGGTTATTACTTTCTGAGGTTATACATGAACGTCAATAAGACAACAGGAATCGATTTGGGAATAACAGGAGGGTTTTTGTTAACTGCCATATCTTGGACTCTGTACTCCTTTCTACCATATTGGCAATTGATGCTACCCCTCCTCTATGGGGTTTATTTTGTTACTGGAGGAAGAGTCATGACAAGGCTCAATTCCTCAGCCAAGGTTTCCTTGATTCTACTTTTGGAGGGCTTTGTATCCATTTTCCTTGCTTCATTGGTGATAATGGGACCAAGCTCTATATCTAACGTAGTCATAGGTCCCTGGGTAGGAATTAATATCCTGTGGAACTTGCTTCTTTCATTTGAGGCAATAGCTTCCTCACCATCCTTCATGGTTTTGATTGGGTTATGGCTTGGAGTTCCTCTAACCTGGAGAATAATCAAGACGAAAAGGACAGGGAATAAGGTGAGGCTTTCCCTCATGTTCACCTCGTACTGGATATATAGTATCTATTTGCCCTTCTTTTCACCCTTTCAGTCAATCTTCCCTAAAATACCCTACTCATGGTTCAATGGTTTTGGGACCTTTGGACCTGTAACACCATCTCTCTTCACCGGGATACTCGGCACCTATGCCGTAACTGCATTGCTCTCTTACCTCTTTGGCGGAAGACAGATCTGCTCCGTAACCTGCACTGCACCTTACATGTTACAGGGTTTTCATGACGGTCTTAAAACCTTCAATAGGACTTCCGCTCTAGGGAGGAAAACCCTCACGTCAAGGCTTTCTCCGGTGTTTAAGATTACCTCAATCCTGGTCTGGACGAATTTAATGATATTTGCCATACTCTCCTATCTGAACCAGGTTCATCTTACAAACTTTTACATTCTAGATAATGACCCTACAGTCTTCCTCACGTCCTTGTACTTCAACTTTACATGGTATATTCAGTTCATCTTAGCCCCGCTCTTAGGAGACTATTCCTGTGTAACCAATGGCCTGTGTGCTTGGGGAACATTTAACCTGTTTTTTGGATACCTGGGCCCCTTTAAGCTCAAGGTAAGGGATCCGACAACTTGCCTGCAATGTAGAACTGTAGACTGTGCCAAGGCCTGTCCCGTGGGACTCACAGACATGAGAGCCTCGTTTATAAAGAAGCAAGAGTTCAAGGCCTTTAAATGCATTGGAGCAGGGGGGTGCATTGAAGCCTGCCCTCACGACAATATTTTCATCGAGGA from Metallosphaera sedula DSM 5348 harbors:
- a CDS encoding DUF929 domain-containing protein; translated protein: MNKKFLVFILVIVIIIAVLAITNLRQVQSSSYGIGTYVSAPVNLELYELAQNQSGFVQFNSTFVYSVKQGNAELTYQGKPVVIFVGAEWCPYCGAEMWSFIIALDRFGNVSGLRYMESSSTDIYPNVPTFTLENLSYKSQYISVLAYEFQDRNHQPLQGVPSNIYQLWQQLGNGSIPFIDVAGIYYQVGTTNNPALLQMKNWTYVLDQLHAENLISYQIFSSANLLTAEICLSDGNQPSHVCEQPAIVHYENELKSTFPSYISLNDSQQSNMLYADQPLSRPLSGHKHEIEFSSVGAWKGSALTLPRDNMIT
- a CDS encoding 4Fe-4S binding protein, coding for MLTAISWTLYSFLPYWQLMLPLLYGVYFVTGGRVMTRLNSSAKVSLILLLEGFVSIFLASLVIMGPSSISNVVIGPWVGINILWNLLLSFEAIASSPSFMVLIGLWLGVPLTWRIIKTKRTGNKVRLSLMFTSYWIYSIYLPFFSPFQSIFPKIPYSWFNGFGTFGPVTPSLFTGILGTYAVTALLSYLFGGRQICSVTCTAPYMLQGFHDGLKTFNRTSALGRKTLTSRLSPVFKITSILVWTNLMIFAILSYLNQVHLTNFYILDNDPTVFLTSLYFNFTWYIQFILAPLLGDYSCVTNGLCAWGTFNLFFGYLGPFKLKVRDPTTCLQCRTVDCAKACPVGLTDMRASFIKKQEFKAFKCIGAGGCIEACPHDNIFIEDGRVYLKKIVQWWNK